TCGAGCACACCACCTACGCACCGTGGAAGCGGGCGCTGGTCAAGGTCGACCGCGAGGAGACCTTCCACCTGCGCCACGGCGAGCGCTGGATCGCCCGGCTGTCCAAGGACGACGACGCACGCCGCAGAATCCAGGAATCCATCGACTGGATGTTCATCCTGACCCTGGAGTGGTTCGGGCTGCCCGACGACCTCAAGCGCCACGGTGACCAGGTCGGCTACAAGCTCAAGGGACAGACCAACGACCAGCTGCGCCAGACGTGGATGCGTGCCGTCGTCCCGTTCTGCGAGGAACACGGCTACGAGGTGCCGGCCCACCACGACGAGGAGACCGACACCTACGTGATCGACTGCGCGTTCCCCATGGCGTTCGACGCGGAGGCGAAGGCCTGGGACCACGCCAAGGGCCAGATCAGCTGGGACGAGGTCATGCAACGGTGGCGGGCACGTGGCCCTGCGAACCAGGAGTTCGTGCGCAGCATCCAGCGCGGCTACAAGCAACTGCAGGAGCAGTCGGCATGACGGCGCCGACCGCGCTGCCGGTACCGCCGCGGGGCCGCCTCGACGGGTCGGTGGACGAGGAACGCCTCTGGGAGGCCCTGTCCGCCGTGGAGGACCCGGAACTGCCCGTCAGCGTCGTGGACCTCGGCCTCGTGCGGGAACTCGACGTCCGCGACGGGCAGGTGCGCATCGGGCTGACCTACACGTCGCTGGCCTGCCCGTGCGTGGAGATCATCCGCGACGACGTCCGTGACGCGCTCGCGGCGCTGCCCGGTGTCACGGCCGTGACCGTCGACGACGTGCTGGAGCCCTGGTCGCGCGACGACCTGACACCCGCCGCCGTCGAGGCGCTGCGTGTCGTCGCGATCCTCTGACGTCCACCGGGAGAGCGAGATGAGCAGGGTCGAGCCGGACAAGCCGTTCGAGGTCTTCGCACGTCACGACCGTGAGCCGGAACCGCGGCACATCGGGCAGGTGCGCGCCGACCGCCAGCGCGACGCGGTCGTGTTCGCCTACACGCTGTACGACGAGCGCCGCTGGCAGGACATGTTCGTCGTGCCGACCTCTGCCGTGCACCGGCTGATCCGGCCGGCATGACGGCCGGCGGCCGAGGAAGGGAGGCATCGGCCATGACCTATCACCTCTACGTCCGGACGGCGTACGCCGATCCGCTCGAGCGGTTGACGTCGTTCGAGCACGACGGTGTTCCACGGCTGGAGGACCTGCCCGTCGAGGTGGATCCCGCCTGGCTCGAAGCGGTGCTGATCCCCGACGAGGCGATCACGTGGGTGCTGCGCGACGGTGATCTCGTGACCGAGCCCGGGCCGCGTCCCGCCACCGAGGAGGTGCCGGCGTGACCGACGTCAAGGAACTCGACCGGACGACGGCCGACGGGCTGGCGAACCTGCTCGTGGTCGTCGGGGACAACAAGCACTGGATGGCCAAGTGGCTGGCCCAGTGGTCGGTGGGCGCGCCCGGGCTGGAGAGTGCGGTCGCCGCGGCGGCCATTGCGCAGGGCCACTTCGGGCAGGCGCGCGCCCTGTTCCCGTTCGTGCAGCAGTTCCTGTTCGACCATGAGATCGTCGGACCGGAGGAGCGGACCCGCCGGTACCGCGTCAGCGCGCTGGACGAGCCCTTCGGGTCGTGGGCCCAGGCGGTCGTCACGCTGCTGCTGGTCGACACGGGCCTGAACGTCGTGCTGCGGTCCCTGCACGAGACGCAGGACGAGCTCGCGCGCCGCATCGGCCGAGTGCTCGACGAATCGCGGTTCTACCGGGACTTCGCCGCCGGCCGGCTCGCCGACCTCACCACCAACTGGGAGCACGGGCGCGCCCAGGTGGAGCCGCACGTGACCCCGATCCTGGTCGAGATGCTGTGCTGGTTCGGCCCACCCGGTGAGGCCGGGGTGGAGCACCTGGTGGCCAACGACGTGCTGACCCTGGACAACGACGCGATGCGGCAGGCGTTCCTCGACGACGTGGCGCCGACGCTGCTCGAGCTGGACTACCGGTTGCCGGTCGGTGGCGGGCCGGGGGAGTGGACGTGGGAGGAGCTGCCATGGGACCGGTGGAACGCCCTCCAACGCCGCCTGGAGGTATCGAACCCGTGACCTGCCCCTGGTGCGGTTCCGGCGACGTCGGCCAGGTTCGCGACTTCGGGTCGCTGCTGATGACCTCGCAGTGGTTCTGCGAGGCCTGCAAGAGCCCGTTCGAGCGCATCCGGCAGCGCGGAAGCGACACGGGCCCGGCGTGAGCGGCCCGATCCTGCAGGACGACCGGTCCGGGGTGCGCGTGCTCACCCTGCACCGTCCCGAGGCGCGCAACGCCATCGACACGGACACCCAGGACGCGTTGCGGGACGCGCTGGTCGCCGCGGCCCGCGACCAGCAGGTCCGCGCCATCGTCCTGACCGGCACCGACCCGGCCTTCTCCGCCGGCGGCGACCTCAGCCGCTTCGGCTCCGGCGTCGACCCGACCGCCTTCCGCTTCGAGAGCCACGAACTGACCGCCACGGTCGAACTGGTCGAACGCATCGAGAAGCCGGTCGTCGCGGCCCTCAACGGGGTCGCGACCGGGGCCGGCGCCCAACTCGCGCTGGCCTGCGACCTGCGCATCGCCTCCGAGCGGGCCCGGTTCCTGCACCGCGAGTCCTTCCTGGGCCTGCTGCCGGCCCACGGCGGGATCGTGCGCCTGGTCCACCTGGTGGGACTCGCCCGCGCCCGCGACCTCGTGCTCGGGGGACAGGACCTCGACGCCGCAGCCGCCCACCGCGCCGGCCTGGTCACCGAGGTGGTGCCGCACGAACAGCTGCTCGCGCACACGCTCGAGCGCGTGGCCGGGATCCTCCGCCGCAGCCCCGACGCGTACGCGGCGGCGAAGCGGGTGCTCAACCTCGCCCCCTCGCTGCACCTGGCTGCGGGCACCGCCGTCGAGACGCTCGGTCAGAGCCTGCTCGTCACCACCGACGAGCACCTCCGGCGCCTGGAGGCGGCGAGGACGTCGGCGTCGAAGGAGCGCACATGACCGAGACCGCCGCGGCGACCGTCGGCCGCGTCGAGCTGCCCGACGGCGGGATCGAGTACGAGTTCCGGTCCGCGACGCCGCACGGCACCGACCTCGCCCCCCTGGTCCTGCTGCACGAGGGCCTGGGCTGCCTGGAGCTCTGGCGTGGGTTCCCCGCCGCTCTGCACGAGTCCACCGGACGCGCCGTGCTCGTGTACTCCCGGCACGGTTATGGGCGTTCCGCCGTGGTGCACGAGCCCCGGGCCGTCGACTACATGCACCACGAGGCCGACGAGGTGCTGCCGCGACTGCTGCACGAGCTCGACGTCCAGCGCCCGATCCTGGTCGGGCACAGCGACGGGGCCTCCATCGCCCTGCTCCACGCCGGCCGCGACGACGCCGACGTCGAGGCGCTCGTACTGTTCGCTCCACACGTGATCGTCGAAGACGTCTCCATCCACGGCATCGAGGCGGCGCGTCGCGCCTACCTCGACACGGACCTGCCCCGGCGCCTGGCGCGCTACCACGACGATCCCGACGCCACCTTCTGGGGCTGGAACGACATCTGGCTCTCGCCCGAGTTCCGCGCCTGGGACATCACCGACCGTCTGCCGGGCGTGGACGTCCCCGTGCTGGCCGTGCAGGGCACGGACGACGAGTACGGCACCCTGCGCCAAGTCGACCTCATCGAGCAGGGTGTGACCGGTGACGTCCAGCGCGTGGTGCTCGAGCACTGCCGGCACGCACCGCACCTCGACCGGCCCGACGCGACGTTGGCCGCGGTCGCGACCTTCCTCGCCCGCCAGCGCTGACTCCCGCGCCCGGTCGGGCGGTCAGCCGGCGCCGAGCAGGCGGAGCAGGGCGGCGTGGCACTCGTCGCGGTAGCGACCGTGCGTGCCCTGCCAGTCGTCGTCCTGCATCCACTGCAGGAACGTGCCCTCGATCTGGGCACGCATGACGCGGGCGGCACCGTCGACGTCCTCGACGTCGAACACGCCTTCGTCGACACCCCGCTGGATCACCTGCGCGTACAGGTCGTTGATGACGGTCCGCAGCAGCTGGTGCAACTCCTGGTACGCCTCGACGCGGGCGGCGTGCTCCACGAGGTCGAGGTAGAACAGGTTGAAGTCGCGGTTGAGTTGCGGGCTGACGAACACGGCCTGGACCAGCGACCGCAGGGCGTCCCGGGCGTCGGAGGCGTCGGCCGTCCCACGCTGGATGCGCTCGGCGGTGCGCTGCAGGGCCCACCGCATGGTCGCGACCAGCAGGTTGTCCTTGGTCTTGAAGTGGTAGAGCAGCAGACCCTTCGAGACACCGGCCTCCTCGGCGATGTCCTGCAGGGACAGCCGGTGGCTGCCCTGGCGGGCCATCACGCGGTACGTGCAGCGCACCAGTTCGACGGCGCGGGGGGCCAGTGGCGCGTCGTCCAGGACGGCGGTCGGGGAGTCGGTCATCGCTGCGCCTTGCCCGGCGTTGGTTCGCCCGCCGACGGTCGGCGGGCGAACGAAGCGTAACGCCGTGGTGTCACCGCCCTTCGTAGTCGGGGCGACGCTTCTCCAGGAACGCGGCCATGCCTTCGCGCGCGTCGTGCGAGGCGAACAGGGGGGCCAGCTGCTCGAGCTCGACCTGCAGGGCCTCGTGCAGGGGACGGTCGGCGCCCTCGTGCACGGCCCGCTTCGTGGCGGCGATGGCGAGCGGTGCCCCGAAGGCGATGGTGGTGGCGACCTCGCGGACGTGCTCGTCGAGCTGCTCGGCCGGGACCAGCCGGTCCACCATGCCCAGGCGCTCGGCCTCGTCCGGTGTCACCGACGTCCCGGTCGCCATCAGCAGCAGCGCACGGCCCCGACCGATGAGTCTCGGCAGCCGCTGCGTGCCGCCGGTGCCGGGCAGCAGCCCGAGCGTGACCTCGGGCAGGCCGATGCGGTAGCGGCCCTCGGCAGCGATGCGGACGTCGCAGGCGAGGGCGATCTCGTAGCCACCACCGAGGGCGTGGCCGTTGATCGCGGCGATCGACAGCTTCGGGATCGCCGCGAACCGGTCGAACACCCGGTGGGCGAGGCGCACCATGTCGTTGTTGGTGTCTGGGTCGCCGTCGGCGAAGTTCTTCACGTCGGCGCCGGCACTGAAGAACTTGTCGCTCGAGCTGCGGACCACGACGACACGGGCCTCGTCGTCCTCGGCCAACTGGTCGATCGCGGCGCCGAGTTCCTCGACGAAGGCGCGGTCGTAGCTGTTGGCCGGTGGCCGGTCGAGCGTGATCCAGCCGATGCGGTCCTCGGTCTTGGCGGTGACGGCCATGGGCGTCGAACTCCTCGGTCTGCGCTGGGGGACCGGTGTCTGCGGACGGTGGGGCGTCAGTGGAGGCCGCCGACGACGACCGACTTGATCTCGACGTACTCCTCGAGTGCCTCGGCGCCGTGTTCCCGGCCGATCCCGGACATCTTGGTCCCGCCGAACGGCATCTCGTCGTAGCCGTAGTGCATCTGGTTGACCCACGTGATGCCGGTCTCCAGGCCGTTCATGGCCTTGTCGATCGCGCCGGCGTCACGGGTCCAGATCGAGGAGCCGAGCCCGTAGCTGGTGTCGTTGGCGTACTCGATCGCCTGGTCGACGTCGTCGACGCGCCAGATCGGCAGGACCGGGCCGAAGACCTCCTCGGTGGCCAGACGCGCGTCACGTGGCACGTCGACGACCACGGCGGGCTGGAAGAAGTGGCCGCCCGGCGTGTCCTGCGGGACGTCGCCGCCGGTCAGCACCTTGGCGCCACGATCGACCGCGTCCGCCACCTGCTCCTGCAGGACCTCGAGCTGTCGGGCGGTGTGCAGCGGACCGATCCGGAGCTTGGGCTTCTCGGCCGGCTCGTCGCCCTTGCCCGGCTCGTAGCGCTCGACCCGTGACACGAGGCTGTCGACGAACTGGTCGTACAGCTCCGAGACGACGAACGCGCGCTTGGGCGCCAGGCACATCTGACCGCAGTTCCAGTAGCGCCCGATCTGGATCGTCTTCACCGCGGCGTCGAGGTCGGCGTCGGCCAGCACGATGGTGGGGTCGGAGCCGCCGAGCTCCAGACTCACCTTCTTCAGGTCGCGACCGGCGAGCTCGGCGATCCGCTGACCGGTGGAGGTCTGCCCGGTGAAGGCCACGCGTCGGACCAGCGGGTGGGTGACGAGCGCCTCGCCGGTCTCCGCGGCACCGGTGACGACGTTCACGACCCCGTCGGGGACGCCGGCCTCCGTGAGCAGCTCGGCCACCCGGAGCGTCGTCAGCGGGGTCGTCTCGGCCGGCTTGGCGACCATCGTGTTGCCCGCGACCAGCGCCGGGGCGAGCTTGTTCGCCAGCAGCGTGAGCGGGAAGTTCCACGGGATGATCCCCGCGACCACGCCCAGCGGGCGCCGGATCGTCAGGCCGTAGGAGCGACCGAACTGCGAGGGCAGCTCCTGGTAGCCGCCCCGCACCTTCGAGCCGAGCTCACTGTAGAAGCGCAGCCCGTTGACGAAGTGGCTGAACTCGCCCTTCGCCTCCAGGGTCGGCTTGCCCTG
The sequence above is a segment of the Egicoccus sp. AB-alg2 genome. Coding sequences within it:
- a CDS encoding Phenylacetic acid catabolic protein, whose translation is MTGTTSARLSEEQVRERIAAGRLIEGPDYASEQYLKALERTLIVSADTELISAPSYLRAAANAPDTSAYMSVLSIVQDEVGHAHIAYRMLRDMGVDVEELVYGRQPHEYKHPYAFDVPLDSWSDMIVANAFYDRAGFVLLSDVFEHTTYAPWKRALVKVDREETFHLRHGERWIARLSKDDDARRRIQESIDWMFILTLEWFGLPDDLKRHGDQVGYKLKGQTNDQLRQTWMRAVVPFCEEHGYEVPAHHDEETDTYVIDCAFPMAFDAEAKAWDHAKGQISWDEVMQRWRARGPANQEFVRSIQRGYKQLQEQSA
- a CDS encoding metal-sulfur cluster assembly factor; this encodes MTAPTALPVPPRGRLDGSVDEERLWEALSAVEDPELPVSVVDLGLVRELDVRDGQVRIGLTYTSLACPCVEIIRDDVRDALAALPGVTAVTVDDVLEPWSRDDLTPAAVEALRVVAIL
- a CDS encoding Phenylacetic acid catabolic protein, yielding MTDVKELDRTTADGLANLLVVVGDNKHWMAKWLAQWSVGAPGLESAVAAAAIAQGHFGQARALFPFVQQFLFDHEIVGPEERTRRYRVSALDEPFGSWAQAVVTLLLVDTGLNVVLRSLHETQDELARRIGRVLDESRFYRDFAAGRLADLTTNWEHGRAQVEPHVTPILVEMLCWFGPPGEAGVEHLVANDVLTLDNDAMRQAFLDDVAPTLLELDYRLPVGGGPGEWTWEELPWDRWNALQRRLEVSNP
- a CDS encoding enoyl-CoA hydratase/isomerase family protein, which encodes MSGPILQDDRSGVRVLTLHRPEARNAIDTDTQDALRDALVAAARDQQVRAIVLTGTDPAFSAGGDLSRFGSGVDPTAFRFESHELTATVELVERIEKPVVAALNGVATGAGAQLALACDLRIASERARFLHRESFLGLLPAHGGIVRLVHLVGLARARDLVLGGQDLDAAAAHRAGLVTEVVPHEQLLAHTLERVAGILRRSPDAYAAAKRVLNLAPSLHLAAGTAVETLGQSLLVTTDEHLRRLEAARTSASKERT
- a CDS encoding alpha/beta fold hydrolase, producing the protein MTETAAATVGRVELPDGGIEYEFRSATPHGTDLAPLVLLHEGLGCLELWRGFPAALHESTGRAVLVYSRHGYGRSAVVHEPRAVDYMHHEADEVLPRLLHELDVQRPILVGHSDGASIALLHAGRDDADVEALVLFAPHVIVEDVSIHGIEAARRAYLDTDLPRRLARYHDDPDATFWGWNDIWLSPEFRAWDITDRLPGVDVPVLAVQGTDDEYGTLRQVDLIEQGVTGDVQRVVLEHCRHAPHLDRPDATLAAVATFLARQR
- a CDS encoding TetR/AcrR family transcriptional regulator, whose product is MTDSPTAVLDDAPLAPRAVELVRCTYRVMARQGSHRLSLQDIAEEAGVSKGLLLYHFKTKDNLLVATMRWALQRTAERIQRGTADASDARDALRSLVQAVFVSPQLNRDFNLFYLDLVEHAARVEAYQELHQLLRTVINDLYAQVIQRGVDEGVFDVEDVDGAARVMRAQIEGTFLQWMQDDDWQGTHGRYRDECHAALLRLLGAG
- a CDS encoding enoyl-CoA hydratase/isomerase family protein, producing the protein MAVTAKTEDRIGWITLDRPPANSYDRAFVEELGAAIDQLAEDDEARVVVVRSSSDKFFSAGADVKNFADGDPDTNNDMVRLAHRVFDRFAAIPKLSIAAINGHALGGGYEIALACDVRIAAEGRYRIGLPEVTLGLLPGTGGTQRLPRLIGRGRALLLMATGTSVTPDEAERLGMVDRLVPAEQLDEHVREVATTIAFGAPLAIAATKRAVHEGADRPLHEALQVELEQLAPLFASHDAREGMAAFLEKRRPDYEGR
- a CDS encoding aldehyde dehydrogenase, which codes for MTQLWIDGAATEAGGDARPVQDPATLEEIATVRDATPEDVDRAVRAAQGAFPAWAATDVQKRAGIVRKAADLLQEHADELVASLVREQGKPTLEAKGEFSHFVNGLRFYSELGSKVRGGYQELPSQFGRSYGLTIRRPLGVVAGIIPWNFPLTLLANKLAPALVAGNTMVAKPAETTPLTTLRVAELLTEAGVPDGVVNVVTGAAETGEALVTHPLVRRVAFTGQTSTGQRIAELAGRDLKKVSLELGGSDPTIVLADADLDAAVKTIQIGRYWNCGQMCLAPKRAFVVSELYDQFVDSLVSRVERYEPGKGDEPAEKPKLRIGPLHTARQLEVLQEQVADAVDRGAKVLTGGDVPQDTPGGHFFQPAVVVDVPRDARLATEEVFGPVLPIWRVDDVDQAIEYANDTSYGLGSSIWTRDAGAIDKAMNGLETGITWVNQMHYGYDEMPFGGTKMSGIGREHGAEALEEYVEIKSVVVGGLH